In Bacteroidales bacterium, one genomic interval encodes:
- a CDS encoding ABC-F family ATP-binding cassette domain-containing protein produces the protein MTPVLQIENLTKSFGSLILLSEISFSISENQRVGLIARNGTGKSTLLKIVAGLDTPDSGNVVRRNDITAGYLDQNPFLDPELSILDNVFKGDSEAIKAINRYEQALISCDKNELQAATELMDAANAWDMETKAQQILMQLNITDIKQKVDTLSGGQQKRVALASTLISEPDFLILDEPTNHLDLNMVEWIEGYLASTKTTMLMVTHDRQFLDSICTDIMEIDEKQIYWYSGNYSYFLKKREERIETRQANVDRATNTLRRELEWMRQTPSARTGKAKYRIDAFYKLRDEASQRFDEKNINIKVGAARLGKKILEVIGLHKSFGDLKILDNFSYNFRRYERLGIVGSNGTGKTTFLNIITENIKPDKGKIETGETVVFGYFRQEGISFDENSRVIDAVRDIAEVVKLGDGKILSVSQFLTMFLFPPSVQNSFIHKLSGGEKRRLYLCTVLMRNPNFLILDEPTNDLDIQTLTILEEYLESFAGVVLAVSHDRRFLDKVVDGLLIFEGNGEISGFPGNYSDYYEWSREQQKQEEAKARQIQKETIKRQEKASQKPQKMSYAEKKELETLTVEIDELENEKRQLETEINSSTDNYEILTAKSERIGEIIKLLDEKSDRWLKLCEKEESINKVQ, from the coding sequence ATGACTCCTGTTTTACAAATCGAAAACCTAACAAAATCGTTTGGCAGTTTAATCTTACTTTCTGAGATAAGTTTCTCAATATCAGAAAATCAACGAGTTGGACTAATAGCTCGAAACGGAACAGGAAAATCAACTCTATTAAAAATAGTTGCCGGATTGGATACTCCCGACTCGGGAAATGTTGTCCGGAGAAACGATATTACAGCTGGATATCTCGATCAAAATCCATTTTTAGACCCCGAATTATCAATACTCGACAACGTTTTCAAGGGCGACAGTGAAGCTATAAAAGCAATCAACCGATACGAACAAGCACTAATAAGTTGCGATAAAAATGAGCTGCAAGCTGCCACCGAACTTATGGATGCCGCAAACGCATGGGATATGGAAACCAAGGCGCAACAGATTCTTATGCAACTCAACATTACCGATATTAAACAAAAGGTTGATACCCTTTCGGGAGGTCAACAAAAACGGGTTGCTTTGGCATCCACTTTAATAAGCGAACCCGATTTCTTAATCTTAGACGAACCAACAAACCACTTAGACCTGAACATGGTTGAGTGGATAGAGGGATATTTGGCATCGACAAAAACCACAATGCTAATGGTTACTCACGACCGGCAGTTTTTAGATAGCATCTGCACCGATATTATGGAGATAGACGAAAAGCAAATATATTGGTACAGCGGCAATTACTCCTATTTCTTAAAGAAGAGAGAGGAGCGCATAGAAACCAGACAAGCAAATGTCGATCGTGCAACAAACACACTTCGCCGCGAGCTTGAATGGATGCGCCAAACACCTTCGGCACGCACAGGTAAAGCCAAATATAGAATCGATGCTTTTTATAAGTTGCGTGACGAGGCTTCGCAACGTTTCGACGAAAAAAATATCAATATAAAAGTTGGAGCAGCACGGTTAGGGAAAAAGATTTTGGAAGTCATCGGTCTGCATAAATCGTTTGGCGACTTAAAAATATTAGACAATTTTTCCTACAACTTCCGCCGATACGAACGTCTTGGAATAGTTGGTAGCAACGGAACAGGGAAAACAACTTTTCTAAATATCATTACCGAAAACATCAAGCCCGATAAGGGAAAAATCGAAACGGGAGAAACTGTCGTGTTTGGATATTTCCGACAAGAGGGTATTTCGTTTGACGAAAACAGCCGAGTGATTGATGCTGTTCGGGATATTGCCGAGGTTGTAAAGTTGGGCGATGGCAAAATATTGTCAGTATCACAATTTTTGACCATGTTTCTTTTCCCGCCAAGTGTTCAAAACTCGTTTATCCACAAGCTTAGCGGTGGCGAAAAGCGTAGGTTGTATTTATGCACTGTTTTAATGCGAAACCCAAACTTTTTAATTCTCGACGAGCCTACAAACGACCTTGATATTCAAACTCTAACAATATTAGAGGAGTACTTGGAAAGTTTTGCAGGCGTAGTTTTAGCCGTATCACACGACCGCCGATTTTTAGACAAAGTTGTTGACGGACTATTAATTTTCGAGGGTAATGGAGAAATCAGCGGATTCCCTGGCAACTACAGCGATTACTACGAATGGTCTCGAGAGCAACAAAAACAGGAAGAGGCAAAAGCACGACAAATCCAAAAGGAGACAATAAAACGTCAGGAAAAGGCATCTCAAAAACCTCAAAAAATGAGTTATGCCGAGAAAAAAGAGTTAGAAACCCTGACAGTAGAGATTGACGAATTAGAAAACGAAAAACGCCAACTCGAAACCGAAATAAACAGTAGCACTGACAATTACGAAATACTAACAGCCAAGTCGGAACGTATAGGCGAAATAATAAAACTTTTAGATGAGAAAAGCGACAGGTGGCTAAAACTGTGCGAAAAAGAAGAATCAATTAACAAAGTACAGTGA
- a CDS encoding dCMP deaminase family protein, whose product MDKQQDKEKQLLLDKRYLQMAHIWAQNSYCKRRQVGALLVKDKMIISDGYNGTPSGFENICEDEQGNTKPYVLHAEANAITKIAKSANSSKGATMYVTAAPCIECAKLIIQSGIVRVVYSDMYRLEDGKRLLEKAGIEMVYIPDFQ is encoded by the coding sequence ATGGATAAACAACAAGATAAAGAGAAACAGTTATTATTAGACAAAAGATATTTGCAAATGGCTCATATCTGGGCACAAAATTCGTATTGTAAAAGAAGACAGGTAGGAGCTTTGCTCGTAAAAGATAAAATGATTATTTCCGATGGTTACAACGGAACTCCTTCGGGATTTGAAAATATTTGCGAAGACGAACAAGGCAATACAAAACCTTATGTATTACACGCCGAAGCAAATGCAATTACAAAGATTGCAAAGAGCGCAAACTCATCAAAAGGAGCAACTATGTACGTGACAGCCGCCCCATGTATAGAGTGCGCCAAATTGATTATACAATCGGGGATTGTCCGCGTTGTTTATTCAGATATGTATAGACTGGAAGATGGGAAGCGATTACTTGAGAAAGCTGGAATTGAAATGGTATATATACCCGATTTTCAATAA
- a CDS encoding S41 family peptidase, with product MQKNNNFHILLPLIVSISIVLGMVMYKYLLGGYSTNNKKQYSPEKINIFLKQLEANYVDTISYDSLVESAIAPILEQLDPHSVYIPAVEREVSDEPLRGNFEGVGIQFNLRNDTVYVIQTISGGPSEKIGIRGGDRIVRVDDSVVAGVGISNEKIMSKLKGPKGSKVKVTVVRPGVDKKIEFDITRDKIPINSIDVAYMVTKDVGYVKIARFSLTTYREFMQKVATLKQEGMRKLILDLRGNGGGVLQDAVRIADEFLPAGNVIVYTEGKARPRFDYYASAQGFLQNDDVVVLIDEWSASASEILAGAIQDNDRGTIIGRRSFGKGLVQEPFYFDDGSELRLTVARYYTPTGRSIQKPYSNEEDYAQDLIRRFERGEFTAEDSIKHDESLKYTTPGGKTVYGGGGIMPDIFVPADTSQGSRFFAKVRQRGIDYQFSYDYADANRDKLTKFKDAKKLEQFLDKENIMNSFIEYAEKKGIKYTQNDKMKKDEYFNKQIKALVIRNIFDDGGFYMIMNEIDPTFLKALEVIKK from the coding sequence ATGCAAAAAAACAATAATTTTCATATTCTTCTGCCCTTAATAGTTTCAATAAGTATTGTTTTGGGAATGGTAATGTATAAATATCTGTTAGGCGGATATAGTACTAATAACAAAAAACAGTATAGCCCCGAAAAAATAAATATTTTTCTTAAACAATTGGAGGCAAACTACGTTGACACAATATCTTATGACTCATTAGTAGAAAGTGCGATTGCACCTATTTTAGAACAATTAGATCCCCATTCGGTGTATATTCCTGCTGTCGAGCGAGAGGTGTCTGATGAACCTTTGCGCGGCAATTTCGAGGGCGTTGGAATACAGTTTAACTTACGAAACGATACAGTTTACGTTATTCAAACGATATCGGGTGGTCCGAGCGAAAAAATTGGAATTCGTGGTGGCGACCGCATTGTAAGGGTTGATGATTCGGTAGTTGCAGGTGTTGGGATAAGCAATGAAAAAATCATGTCGAAGCTTAAAGGACCAAAGGGCTCAAAAGTTAAGGTAACTGTTGTAAGACCAGGTGTTGATAAAAAAATAGAATTCGATATTACTCGAGATAAAATTCCAATAAACAGCATTGATGTTGCCTATATGGTAACTAAAGATGTTGGATATGTTAAAATTGCGCGGTTTAGTCTTACTACATATCGCGAGTTTATGCAGAAAGTAGCAACTTTAAAACAGGAGGGCATGCGTAAGTTGATTTTGGATTTACGTGGTAATGGTGGCGGAGTGTTGCAAGATGCTGTCAGAATAGCTGATGAATTTCTACCTGCTGGAAATGTTATTGTTTATACCGAAGGTAAAGCGCGTCCACGTTTCGATTATTATGCGTCAGCACAAGGCTTTTTGCAAAACGATGATGTTGTTGTTCTGATTGACGAATGGAGTGCTTCGGCAAGCGAAATATTAGCAGGAGCAATACAAGATAACGACCGTGGTACCATTATAGGTCGCCGTAGTTTCGGTAAAGGATTGGTACAAGAACCATTTTACTTTGATGATGGAAGTGAGCTACGTCTTACTGTCGCAAGATATTATACGCCAACAGGTCGCTCAATTCAAAAACCGTATAGCAACGAAGAGGATTATGCTCAAGATTTAATACGGCGCTTCGAACGGGGAGAGTTTACCGCCGAAGATAGTATTAAACATGATGAGTCTCTTAAATATACAACCCCGGGCGGAAAAACAGTTTATGGCGGAGGGGGAATAATGCCCGATATTTTTGTTCCTGCCGACACATCACAAGGGTCGAGATTTTTTGCTAAAGTGCGTCAACGTGGTATTGACTACCAGTTTTCTTACGATTATGCAGACGCAAATCGCGATAAGCTAACTAAATTTAAAGATGCAAAAAAACTTGAGCAATTTCTTGATAAAGAAAATATTATGAATAGCTTTATTGAGTATGCCGAGAAAAAGGGGATTAAATACACCCAAAACGACAAAATGAAGAAAGATGAATACTTTAACAAACAGATAAAAGCACTTGTTATTAGAAATATTTTCGATGATGGAGGGTTCTATATGATTATGAATGAGATAGACCCCACATTTTTAAAAGCATTAGAAGTAATTAAAAAATAA
- a CDS encoding adenosylhomocysteinase gives MTKLLNSNLPYKVADMLLAKWGHKEIELAENEMPGLMSLKEKYGAEKPLKGARITGSLHMTIQTAVLIKVLKSLGAEVRWASCNIFSTQDHAAAAIADLGIPVFAWKGETLEEYWWCTLQALNFPDGKGPNLIVDDGGDATLMVHTGVAAEKNASILDRKAGGPDEVELLKLLKNLLAESPNYWSSRIKELKGVSEETTTGVHRLYQMMEKGELLFPAINVNDSVTKSKFDNLYGCRESLADGIKRATDIMLAGKISVVCGYGDVGKGSARSLRAYGSRVIVTEIDPICALQAAMEGFEVKPIEDALSEGDIFVTTTGNKDVITAEHMSKMKDQAIVCNIGHFDNEIQVAQLESWKGIKKVNIKPQVDQYYFPDGHSIILLAEGRLVNLGCATGHPSFVMSNSFTNQTLAQIDLWKNKYEIGVYRLPKHLDEMVARLHLDKIGVKLTKLTQEQADYIGVPVEGPYKPEHYRY, from the coding sequence ATGACAAAGTTATTGAATTCAAATCTCCCTTATAAAGTTGCCGATATGTTATTGGCAAAATGGGGGCACAAAGAGATTGAACTTGCAGAAAACGAGATGCCGGGACTTATGTCTTTGAAAGAAAAATATGGCGCTGAGAAACCCTTAAAAGGTGCACGTATTACAGGTTCATTACACATGACAATCCAAACAGCCGTATTGATAAAAGTACTAAAAAGCTTAGGAGCCGAAGTACGTTGGGCAAGTTGCAATATTTTCAGCACACAGGATCATGCCGCTGCGGCAATCGCTGACCTCGGAATACCTGTGTTTGCATGGAAAGGCGAAACATTAGAAGAATACTGGTGGTGTACACTTCAAGCACTTAATTTTCCTGACGGTAAAGGTCCAAATCTTATAGTTGACGACGGTGGCGATGCTACGCTTATGGTTCATACAGGCGTTGCAGCAGAAAAAAACGCCTCAATATTAGATCGTAAAGCAGGTGGTCCTGACGAGGTTGAACTATTGAAATTGTTGAAAAACTTGTTAGCCGAATCTCCAAACTACTGGAGTAGCCGAATAAAAGAGCTAAAAGGCGTTTCGGAAGAGACAACCACAGGAGTACATCGTTTGTATCAAATGATGGAAAAAGGCGAATTACTATTTCCTGCAATCAATGTAAACGACTCGGTTACAAAATCTAAATTTGATAACCTTTATGGTTGTAGAGAATCGTTGGCAGACGGAATTAAGCGAGCAACAGATATTATGCTTGCAGGAAAAATTTCGGTTGTCTGCGGATATGGCGATGTTGGAAAAGGCTCTGCACGTTCGTTAAGAGCATACGGTTCGCGTGTAATCGTAACTGAAATTGACCCAATTTGCGCTCTACAAGCAGCAATGGAAGGCTTTGAGGTAAAACCAATTGAAGATGCTTTGAGCGAAGGCGATATTTTTGTTACTACAACAGGAAACAAAGATGTGATAACTGCCGAACATATGTCGAAAATGAAAGATCAGGCAATAGTATGTAATATTGGACACTTTGATAATGAAATTCAGGTTGCACAGTTGGAGAGCTGGAAAGGCATTAAAAAAGTGAATATTAAGCCACAAGTTGACCAATACTATTTCCCCGATGGGCACAGTATTATCCTATTAGCTGAAGGCCGATTAGTTAACTTGGGTTGCGCTACTGGACACCCATCGTTTGTGATGAGTAACTCATTTACAAATCAAACATTGGCTCAAATCGACTTGTGGAAAAACAAATATGAGATTGGTGTATATCGTTTGCCAAAGCATCTTGATGAAATGGTTGCACGTCTGCATCTTGACAAAATCGGTGTTAAGTTAACCAAACTTACTCAGGAGCAGGCTGATTATATTGGTGTTCCTGTTGAAGGACCTTATAAACCAGAACATTACAGATATTAG